The Mangrovivirga cuniculi genomic sequence CGGTAACCGGGGTAGGAAGAAGTGGTATTATCGATCTAAAATCGATGTATGAACATGTATTTCGCCCGTTAGGGCATGTCTGGTATACTATGGTTAATGCATCTATACCTTATCCTCGTTCTTTAGAACCCGAAGGCATTCTTCGTGAATATTATATAATGAAAATACGTGGTCTACCTGAGGGTATTGAGCTGGAGGCCTCATGGCCCCATGTTGATGAAACATTTTCAATGCTCCCTGATGAAAAATCACGCCAACTAAACTTACTGTTAAAAGGAAAAGAAAGAAATCATAAAGATGGAATTTTTCCGGTATCGGTTGATGTAGGGCTTCGAGGAAAAGATTTTTCTCCTCCTTATACCATTCCTATAAAATTTCATCTTATTCATATTGAGAATATTAAAACTGAAATAGAAGTTAATATTAGTTGGGATAATGAGCGCCCATGGATCCTGACCACAGTAACTTTAAATCAAAAAGCTGGTCTTTTAGATACACCCCAACTCAGATACTCTAAAGATAATGGTCAAACATGGAAAACTGAGTACATGCAGCTTCATAAGGCAATTGATTTCACCTCTTTAGGACTATCTAAGGCTTCATTCCAACTTGCAGTGCCTGTTTCAGGATATGACAAATCTATTTTAGCTTCCTTAATTGTAAACGATCAGCTTGGCCATTCTTCCTATTATCCTGTTAAAAGTTACCCTGATAAAGCTCCTAAAAGAGATAGAAAGCAGAAAAAAGTTATGTGATCTATTTTCGGGAAATTAGTAAATACAATCGATGTGCTCATTGAATCCAAACACTTGACAAACAAAGAATAAACACAGATCATGTTAATCATTAAACTCACCGGATAAATGTTCACTGGCGCGCGTAGCGAAGCAATACGCGTGCCTATAATAACAGCTCCACTTTTAACAATCCTTTTTTATAATCATTATAATCTCTTGCGGAACTGTACCAGTAATTTTCAGCCTCGTCTACGATTTCTGCATCTACCGGATTATTATGAATATAATCAAGTCTTTGCTCAATCATTTTATTATTATCCAATTCTATCGGATGGTTTCCATCCATCCATATCTTATTTGTAGTTATTCTTTTTAATTTGCTTCCTGCACGGTTAAAGGCTCTTAATAACCACTCACTTCTACTTTCATTAATTCTGCCTATTTCTGATATTATCCGTTTATTACTAAGTTTTTTAAAATCTCGCATTATCGCAGATAAGGTTTCTTCTTTTCTTGAAGAACTAATTATCATATGAATATGGCTTGACATTATACAATAGGCATGAATAATAAGTCCTCGCTTTTCCTGATAATATCCTAATGTGTCTAATAGTACGTGCTTATATTCTTTTCTGGTAAATAGATCAATCCAAAATACCACTGTACATGTGACAAAATAGATACCTTCTGGATTATCTAATTAATACTTTTCAGATATCAGTTTTGGTTGGTCAATAGTTGATTCAGGAAAAATATATCAGATAGAGATTATATCAAAAATATAAATGATGGAATTGAGATGGTAGTTGTACGGCACGCGTTTTGCTGAAAAAGCAACGCGAGCCAGTGAGACTATATTTCCACCCATCGAAACAAAGGGGCCATTTTTAGAAATCCCTTGATTCCATTGTACAACATCTATTTTTTTATTGTTCCAACTTATCATTGAATCTTGTTCAAAATCATAAGTCAATAAGAGCTCTCCTTGTAAGTTAAAGTATTGCCAATTACCAGTTTTTTTTGAATCAGTATATTCACCTTTTATTATGGTATTCCCCTTAAACATTAACTCATAAGGACCATCTTTTACTGATTTGTCTCTTTTCAACACATAATAAACCTCAGAAAATGTGCTTGAATATTTCTTTTTCTTTTTTCTCTTAACTTCCTGCCCATAAGACAATTGTGATACTAGTATTAATACCATTATCACGATTGATTTAATGTTCATATTTTAAAATATTGTCATATTCTAAAAAAAATTTTTATTTAAATGTGTTAACTTAATCACAAAGAGTAAGTGATGTTGACCAGGAACATTTTAAATTTTATTAAATGTTATTTTGCCTGTTAAATTCTCAGAATCATCTATTCTTCTAAATTTCAGGTTGTTTAATGTATCCTGGCAAAAATCCATATATGACTTAC encodes the following:
- a CDS encoding REP-associated tyrosine transposase; the encoded protein is MYFVTCTVVFWIDLFTRKEYKHVLLDTLGYYQEKRGLIIHAYCIMSSHIHMIISSSRKEETLSAIMRDFKKLSNKRIISEIGRINESRSEWLLRAFNRAGSKLKRITTNKIWMDGNHPIELDNNKMIEQRLDYIHNNPVDAEIVDEAENYWYSSARDYNDYKKGLLKVELLL